Part of the Nisaea sediminum genome is shown below.
CTTCGAGGCCTTCGTTGCCGCGGAGAAGCTCGAGTGCGACCTGCAGATGCGCGGGCGGTTCCGCGGCGCGCGGACTTTGGCGGACTACGACGCGATGGCGCGGGAATGCGAGCGTCTGAACAAGGCGGTTGGTCTACCGTACGAGATGATTTCCGCCGCGGACCAGCGCGCCGAGATCGGTTCGGATTTCTATCGCGGCGGTGTGGTCTATCTGCGCGACGGCGGGATCCAGCCGCGCAAACTGGTTGTCGCGCTGGCCGCCAAAGCGCTCGAAGCGGGCGTGCTGTTGTTTCCGGAAACGCCTGTCACTGGCATCCGGCGGGACGGCGAGGGAAGTGAGCTCAGATGCGGTGGCGCGACGGTCCGTGCGCGTGACGTCGTGGTCGCGACCAATGCCTATGCCGACCGTCGCACCGATGCGATGCACAGCCGTGTCGTGCAAATCGAAACCGGTGCTGTCGCCACTGAGGAGATTCCCGGGGCGCTGATGGCCGAACTTTCGCCGAAAGGTCGCATGTTCGGCGAGTCCGGACGGATTTTCATGTGGTACCGGCCGACCTCCGACGGCAGGCGCTTCATCTTCGGTGGCCGCATGGGCGGCCCCGGCTGCAGCGCGGAGGAGCGGGCGGCCGCGACGAAGAAGGCGATCGCCCGGGTCTTCCCGCAGCTTGCGGGTATCGACATCAGCCATGCCTGGTCGGGCGACGTCGCCTACACGCCGGACCACGCGCCGCATCTCGGCTTCGAGGACGGTGTCTGGCTCGCCGGCGGCTATTGCGGCTCCGGCGTCACCCGCAGCCTCTATTTCGGCACCAAACTTGCGCGCCGCATTCTCGGCGAGAAGGACGCGGAAACCGCTTTCGACGATTTGCCTTTCGGCAAGGTGCCGTTCAAGCCGTTCTCTCGCCTCGCAGCCGAGCTCATGACCCGCTGGTGGTCCTGGCAGGACGCGCAGGACCTGCGCCGGCGCGGCTGAGCAACGCGAGCCGACCGCACACATCCAGCCGCAATTGCTCGGCAGCGCGCGCCTGAATTCTGAGCCAGTTCAGAATCTTTCTAAAAAGTGACTCATCCCTCTTGCGCTCGGCTGTGAAAAGCGCATTTTAGAATGATTATAATTCGCGCTCACTCCCCGTGGGCAGTATTCGGACCAAATGGGAGGGTCTCCAATGAACGAGATGAAAACCTGCCCCGTGATGCACGGCGGCAATACCGAGTCGAGCATGTCGCCGACCGAGTGGTGGCCGAAGACGCTGAACCTGGACATCCTCCATCAGCACGACACGAAGTCCAACCCGCTGGGCAAGGATTTCAACTATCGTGAGGAGCTGAAGAAGCTCGACATCGCGGCGCTGAAAAAAGACATGCACGCGCTGATGACCGAGAGCCAGGACTGGTGGCCGGCCGACTGGGGCCACTATGGCGGCCTGATGATCCGTCTCGCCTGGCACTCCGCGGGTTCCTACCGCCTGGCCGACGGCCGCGGCGGCGCCGGTACCGGCAACATCCGCTTCGCGCCGCTGAACTCCTGGCCGGACAATGCGAGCCTCGACAAGGCGCGCCGTCTGCTCTGGCCGCTGAAGAAGAAGTACGGCAACAAGGTCAGCTGGGCGGATCTCTACATTCTCGCCGGCACCATCGCCTACGAGTCGATGGGCCTGAAGACCTTCGGCTTCGGCTTCGGCCGAGAGGACATCTGGCATCCGGAAAAGGACGTCTACTGGGGCGCCGAGAAGGAATGGCTGGCGCCGAGCGACACCCGCTACGGCAGCGTCGACAAGCCGTCGACCATGGAAAATCCGCTGGCCGCGGTGCAGATGGGCCTGATCTACGTGAACCCGGAAGGTGTGAACGGCAAGCCGGATCCGCTGAAGACCGCCGCCCAGGTGCGCGAGACCTTCGCCCGCATGGCGATGAACGACGAGGAAACCGTCGCGCTCACCGTCGGCGGTCACACCGTCGGCAAGGCGCATGGTGCCGGTGACGCCGGCGCGCTCGGCGCCGAGCCGGAAGCGGCGGGCCTCGAGGAGCAGGGCTTCGGCTGGACCAACCCGAAAGGCACCGCGAAGGCCAACATGGCCATCACCAGCGGCATCGAGGGCGCCTGGACCGCGAACCCGACCACGTGGGACAACGGCTATCTGCACCTGCTGCTGAACTACGAGTGGGAGCTCACCAAGAGCCCGGCCGGCGCCAACCAGTGGCAACCGATCGGCATCAAGGACGAAGACATGCCGGTCGACGCGTCCGATCCGTCGGTGCGCAAGATGCCGATGATGACCGACGCCGACATGGCGATGAAGATGGATCCGGAATACCGGAAGATTTCCGAGAAGTTCTACAAGGACTTCGACTATTTCTCGGATTGCTTCGCCCGCGCCTGGTTCAAGCTGACCCACCGCGACATGGGCCCGAAAGCCCGCTACTTCGGTCCGGACGTGCCGTCCGAAGAGCTGGTCTGGATGGATCCGGTTCCCGAGGGTTCGAAGAATTACGACGTGGGTGCGGTCAAGGCGAAGATCGCCGCCAGCGGTCTTTCCATGGGCGAGATGGTCGCCACCGCCTGGGACAGCGCCCGGACCTACCGCGGCTCCGACATGCGGGGCGGCACCGACGGTGCCCGCATCCGCCTCGCGCCGCAGAAGGACTGGGACGGCAACGAGCCGAAGCGCCTGGAAAAGGTGCTCTCCGTGCTCGGGCCGATCGCCAAGGACGCGGGCGCCAGCCTCGCCGACGTGATCGTCCTTGCCGGTAACGTCGGCGTCGAGCAGGCGATCAAGGCCGCCGGCTTCAACGTCGCGGTGCCGTTCACCCCGGGCCGCGGCGACGCGACCGATGCGCAGACCGATGCCGACTCCTTCGACATGATGGAGCCGCTCGCGGACGGTTTCCGGAACTGGCAGAAGGCCGAATATGTGGTCAGCCCGGAAGAGATCATGCTCGACCGTGCGCAGCTCATGGGCCTGACCGGCCCGGAGATGACCTGCCTCGTCGGCGGCATGCGGATGATGGGCACCAACCACGGCGGCACCAAGCACGGCGTCTTCACCGACAAGGAAGGCGCGCTGACGACCGACTTCTTCGTCAATCTCTGCGACATGGCCTACAAGTGGGTCCCGAAGGGCAAGACCTACGAGATCCAGGACCGGAAGACCGGCGCGGTGAAGTGGACGGCGACCCGTATGGATCTCGTCTTCGGCTCCAACTCGATCCTCCGTGCCTATGCCGAGGTCTATGCCCAGGACGACAACAAGGAGAAGTTCGTGAAGGACTTCGTCGCCGCCTGGACCAAGGTGATGGACGCAGGCCGCTTCGACATCTGATAGCGGTCTGACATCTATAGGGGACGGCCCGTATAGGGGACGGCCCGGCCATTTCGGCCGGGCCGTTTCTATTTGGAGGCAGTGCCGTCGAAAAGCAGGCTGCCTTCCCAGACGCCTTGCCGGACCATAGCGGCGGTCTCGGCCTTCAACGTGTTGGCGAAGATGCGGACCGCGTTGGTTTCCGGGCGGGCGAGAGAGCGGACCAGCACCATCTTGCGGGTCACGGTCGGTGCGCGGATCGCGATGGCGGCGAGTTCTCCCGCCTCGACCTGAACATGCACCGCCGCCAGCGGCAGCACCGTGTAGCCGAGGCCTCGGATCACAAGGTCCTTCAGTGTCTGCAGTGCATCTGCCTCGACGATGACTCGGAGCGCGATATCGTGCTCGCGAGCCGCTGCCTCCAGCAGTTTGCGCAATCCGTGGCGCGGGCCGGGCAGGATCAGCGGCTTGCCGGCAAGGGAGCGGAAATCGGCCGGTTCCGTGGTTGCGGCGTCCGGCGGGCCGATCAGGTAGAGCGTTTCCTCGATCAGCGGTTCGGAGCGGACGTTCAGCACCGCGCCGGTTTCGTACATCACCGCGAGGTCGGCCTCGCCGCGCTGGATCATGTCGAGCAGGTAGCCGCTGAAGGCGGGAACGATGCGCAGCGTGACTTCGGGATAGTCGGTCAGAAAGCGTTCCGCGAGATGCCCGGCGATGACCTCGCCGACGGTCGGCGGCACGCCGAGACTGACGGTGCCCTTGACCGCGTTGGCGTCGGCGGAGATCGCGGCGCGGGTATCTTCGACCATCCTCAGGATCGCCGTCGCCCGGTCGGCCAGCAACTCGCCGGACGGGGTCGGCATCATGCCGCGGCCGTGGCGGGTGAAGAGCGGAACCGAGAGCTCCTCCTCCAGTAGGCGGATCTGCCGCCCCAGCGCTGGCTGGGCAATGTTGAGCCGTTCGGCCGCCCGGCTGAGGCTGCCGGTCTCGGCCACGGTGAGGAAGGTGCGCAACTGCTTCAGATCCATAATTTATATAATCACGGCATATCTGAAGAAGAAATATGCTTCTCGTATTTTGCTCGGGTGAGCGCTACGCACTCCGGACCGCAAACGATCGCGTCCGGGGAGGCGAGATGAGTGCAGTTCCGGCCGAAAAGGCCCCGTCCTGGCAGGACCAGATCCTGCCGATCCTGAAAAGCTTCGATGTCCGTCATCTGGTCTATGTGCCCGATGCGGGCCATGCCGCCGCGATCCGCGCCGCCGAACTCGACAACGGCATCGTCTCCCTCGCGCTGACCACCGAGGAGGAGGGCATCGGCTACCTGCTCGGCGCCCATCTCGGCGGCGAGCGGGGCGCGCTGCTGATGCAGTCAAGCGGCGTCGGCAATTGCCTCAACACCCTCGCGTTGCAGACCATGACGCGCTTTCCGCTCCTGATGCTGGTGACCATGCGCGGCGACTGGGCCGAGTTCAATCCGTGGCAGAACCCGATGGGGCAGGCGACCGAGGCGGCGCTGAAGCTGATGGGCGTGCGCACCTGGCGCGCGGACCGGCCGGAAGACGTGCCGCATCTGGTGCATGGCGCGGCCACGATGGCCTTCAACGGGGACGAGGCCTGCGCCGTGCTGCTCGGCCAGAGCCTCATCGGCGAGAAGAAGTGGGTGAAGTGATGAGCAAGCAACTCCTCGACCGCCGCGCCGCCACGGCGGCTCTCCTGCAGGATCGCGGCGACCTCCTCGTCGTCACCGGCCTCGGTTCGCCGAGCTACGATGCCATGGCCGCCGGCGATAGCGACCTGAACTACTATCTCTGGGCCGCCATGGGCAGCGCCGCGACGGTCGGTTTCGGCCTCGCCATGACCCAGCGCGACAGGCCGGTGCTGGTGCTGACCGGCGACGGCGAGATGCTGATGGGCCTCGGCGCGCTCGCCTCGATCGGCCAGAAGCTGCCGCCGAACCTCACCATCGCGGTGCTCGACAACGGGCATTACGGCGAGACCGGCATGCAGAAGAGCCATACCGGCAACGGGCTGGAGCTCGCGCGCTTCGCCGAGGCGGCCAATTTCCCCTGGACCCGGGTGATTGAGGACATGGACGGCGTCGCCGATCTGCGCGCCCGTATCCATGACAAGGCCGGGACGTCCTTCGCGGCGCTCAAGATCGCGGCGGACGAACTGCCGCGTGCCCTGCCGCCACGCGACGCCGTTCATGTGAGGAACCGTTTCCGGGCCGCGCTCGGCCATTCCACGATCTGAGAGGAACAGCCATGTCTGCCGCCAACGATTATCAGGACATCCGCGACGCCGTGCGCGCGCTCTGCGCCGAGTTCCCGCCGGAATATCACCGCGAGGTCGACGAGAAGCGCGGCTATCCGGAGGAATTCGTCGACGCCCTGACCAAGGCCGGCTGGCTCGCCGCCATGATCCCCGAGGAATATGGGGGGTCGGGCCTCGGCCTCACCGAAGCCTCCATCATCATGGAGGAGATCAACCGGGCAGGCGGCAATTCCGGCGCCTGCCACGGCCAGATGTACAATATGGGCACGCTGCTCCGGCACGGCTCGGACGCGCAGAAGCAGCTCTACCTGCCGAAGATCGCGAGCGGCGAGCTTCGCCTGCAGTCCATGGGCGTGACCGAGCCGACCACGGGCACCGACACCACCAAGCTGAAGACCAGGGCGGAGCGCAAGGGCGACCGCTATGTGGTGAACGGACAGAAGGTCTGGATCTCCCGCATCCAGCATTCCGACCTGATGATCCTCTTGGCGCGGACGACACCGCTTGAAGAGGTGAAGAAGAAGTCGGAAGGCATGTCGATCTTCATCGTCGATTTGCATCAGGCGATCGGCAACGGCATGTCCGTCCGCCCGATCCCGAACATGGTCAATCACGAGACCAACGAGCTCTTCTTCGACAATCTCGAGATCCCGGCGGAGAACCTGATCGGCGAGGAGGGTAAGGGCTTCAAGTACATCCTCGACGGCCTCAATGCCGAGCGCACCCTGATCGCCGCCGAATGCATCGGCGACGGCTACTGGTTCGTCGACAAGGCGGCGGCCTATGCCAAGGACCGCGTCGTCTTCGGCCGGCCGATCGGGCAGAACCAGGGCGTGCAGTTCCCGCTCGCCGAGGCGCATATCGAGATCGAGGCGGCGAACCTGATGCGCTACGAGGCCTGCCGCCTGTTTGATGCGCACCAGCCCTGCGGCGCGCAGGCCAACATGGCCAAATACCTCGCCGCCAAGGCCTCCTGGGAGGCGGGGAACGCCTGCCTACAGACCCATGGCGGCTTCGGCTTCGCCTGCGAATACGATGTCGAGCGGAAGTTCCGGGAGACCCGGCTCTACCAGGTTGCGCCGATCTCCACCAACCTGATCCTGAGCTACGTCGCCGAGCATATCCTCGGCCTGCCGCGCTCCTTCTGAGGCCCGCCATGACGCTTCCCCTGAAAGGCCTGACCGTGCTCGCGCTGGAGCAGGCGGTCGCGGCGCCGTTCTGTACCTCGCGGCTCGCCGATGCCGGCGCGCGGGTGATCAAGATCGAGCGGCCGGAGGGCGATTTCGCCCGGGGTTATGACGATGTCGCAAAGGGCCAGAGCAGCTATTTCGTCTGGCTCAACCGGGGCAAGGAGTCGGTGGTGCTCAACCTCGCGTCGGACGAGGGCAAGGCAGCGTTCCGCGAGCTTGTCGCCGAAGCGGACGTTTTGGTGCAGAACCTGAAGCCGGGCGCACTTGCGCGGCTCGGCTTTCCGGTGGAGGAGCTGCGGAAGACCTATCCGAAGCTGATCACGCTCTCGATCAGTGGCTATGGAGACGAGGGGCCGCTCGCCGCGCGCAAGGCCTACGATCTGCTGATCCAGGCGGAATCCGGCCTTTGCTCGATCACCGGCGGGCCCGAGGAACCGGCGCGGGTCGGTGTCTCCATCGTCGATATAGCCACGGGCCAGACTGCACATGCCGCAGTGCTCGAAGCGCTGATCGCCCGCTCGATCTCGGGCGAGGGAGCGGACATCCGGGTCTCCATGTTTGACGTGATGGCGGACTGGATGACGGTGCCGCTCCTGAACCACGAGGGCGGCAAGTCCCCGAAACGGCTCGGCCTCCGGCACCCGTCCATCGCGCCCTACGGCGTCTTCCCGACGGCGGACGGGCCCTCGGTGCTGATTTCGATCCAGAGCGAACGGGAATGGGCGGTGCTTTGCCGCAAGGTTCTGGAAGACGAGAGCGCGATCACCGATCCGCGCTTCTCAACCAACGTGGCCCGGGTGCAGAACCGGGCGGAAACGGACGCCCTGGTCGGCGGCGTGTTCGGAAAATTGCCGGTCGAGGCTCTGGAAGCGAAACTCGACGCGGCCGACATCGCCTTCGCGCGGGTCAATGACACCGGCGCGCTCTCGAGCCATCCGCATCTCCGACGCATCACGGTGGAGACGCCGAACGGCCCGGTTGCCTACCCTGCGCCCGCCGCGATCTTCGTCGGTGAACCGCGCCGTTACGGTCCGGTGCCGGCGGTTGGAGAGACGCCCGAGACTATCTGAGAGGAGATCTGCTGCGGTCCGGCATGAGCAAAAGGGCAAGGACCGCGGCGAGGGCGGCCGCACCGAGATAGAGCGCGCCTGCCGTTGCCAGCCCGCTGAACGCAATCAGGGCTGTCGCGATCATCGGGGTCAGTCCCCCGAAGACGCCCATACCGAGATTGAAGGCGACGGAATAGCCGGAAAGCCGGTCCTCTTCCGGAAACAGCTCGACGAACAGGGCCGGGCCCGAGCCGAGCGGAACGGCAAGCAGGGTGAAGGCCACCAGGTGGGCCGTGATCACGGACGTCATCGATCCGCCGGAGAGCAGCATCCATTCGTGCAGCGGCCAGGCCACGAGTGCCAGGAGCAGGACCGATATCGCAATCAGTGTTCGCCGCGGTACCCACCGGTCTCCGACGATGGCGAAGAGCGGCATCAGGGGGATCACCAGGAGCGTCATCGCCGTGTTGATGGTGAGCGACGTTGCGCGCTCCATCAGCCCCTGGCGGGACAGCCATTCCGGCAGATACACGAAGGCGAGATAGTAGCAGGTGCCGTAGCCCGCGGCGAAGGCGAGCGCCAGAAGGGTCTCGCGCCGGTTCGTGGTGAAGGCCTCGAGAAGGGGGGAGGTTTCCGAACGGCCACTGTCATGCTCTTCGAAATGCCGGGACTCGTGCAGGTTCCGGCGTAGAAGGATGGCAGATGCGCCGAGTATCGCCCCGGCGAAGAAAGGCAGGCGCCAGGCCCAGTCCGCGACGGTTTCCGGAGCGAACAGGCTCGTGGTCAGCGCTGCCGCACCGACCCCGAGGAGCGAGCCTGTCATTGAGCCGATGTTGGCCCAGCTACCGGTGAGCCCCCGTTCGCCGGCCGGTGCGGTTTCGACCAGGTAGGTCGCCGAGGAGGAAAATTCGCCGCCGACAGACAGTCCCTGAAGTAGCCGGACAAGGACCAGAAGCGCCGGGGCAAGCAATCCGGCCGTTTCGTAGGACGGCAGGACGCCGAGCAAGAGCGTCGGCAAAACCATCATGGTGACCGAGATCTGCATCGTCCGCGCCCGGCCGAAACGGTCGCCGAACCAGCCGAAGACGGCTGCGCCGAGCGGGCGCATGAGGAAGCCCGCGGCAAAAATGCCGTAGGTCGCGATCAGGCCCGCCGTCCGGTCGTGCTCGGGAAAGAAGACAGGCGCTATGATTCCCGCGAGATAGCCGTAGAGCGCGAAATCGTACCACTCGATCACGTTGCCGGCGAACCCGGCCATGATCCGGTGGCGAAGCTCCGGCGGATGGGTCACGGGCATTTCCGCTGCGGACATGAAGCTCACTCTTTGACGTAACGGCGGAAGGATCAGGTTCGCGCATTGCGCTGGGCATGACCAGAGATAGGACCGGTCGGCGCATGATGCATCATGACGGGATGTCGCGGAGGGGCCGAGCCGCTAAGCTGTCGCAAAATCATTCACGGGGGGAACGGCATGAGCGGCAAAGTGCGCGTGGGCTTCATCGGCGCCGGGCTGATGGGGCACGGGATGGCGAAGAATCTGGTCGAGAAGGGCTTCCCTCTGACGGTCATGGGAAACCGCAATCGCCAGCCCATCGATCATCTTGTCTCGCTCGGGGCGACGGAGGCGAAGACGCCCCGCGCCGTCGCCGAGGCCTCCGACATCGTCTTTCTCTGCCTGCCGAACTCGACGGTGGTGGACAAGGTCGTGCTCGGCCCGGACGGGATCGCCGAGGGTGCGCGCGAGGGCCTGATCGTCGCGGACTCGACGACCGCCGACCCGACGGAGACCAAACGCATCGGCGCGGCGCTGGCGGAGAAAGGTGTCCTGATGCTCGACACGCCGCTCACCATGACCCCGAAAGAGGCCGAGGCCGGGACGCTGAACGTGCTGGTCGGCGGACCGGCCGAGGTTCTGGAAAAAGTGCGCCCGGCCATCGCCTGTTTCGGCAGGAACATCTTCCATGTCGGCCCGCTCGGCGCCGCGCACAGCCTGAAGCTGATCAACAATTTCATGTCCATGAGCATGGTCGCGCTCTTCGCCGAGGCGGTGACGACGGCGCGCAAGGCCGGCGTCAGCGTCGAGGGCCTGCACGAGCTGATCTCAGCCGGCGCGCTCAACAACCCGCTCTTCCAGAAGGTTATGGACTGGCCGCTGAAGGGCGACGCGGGCGGGCTGCAGTTCGCCATCGAGAACGCGCTGAAGGATGTCTCCTATTACAACCGCGTCGCCGCAGACGCGGGCGCGACGGCCCCGATCGGCGCGACCGTGCAGCAGATCTATGCCCTCGCCAATGCCCAGGGCGAGGGCAAGACCCATGT
Proteins encoded:
- the katG gene encoding catalase/peroxidase HPI; this encodes MNEMKTCPVMHGGNTESSMSPTEWWPKTLNLDILHQHDTKSNPLGKDFNYREELKKLDIAALKKDMHALMTESQDWWPADWGHYGGLMIRLAWHSAGSYRLADGRGGAGTGNIRFAPLNSWPDNASLDKARRLLWPLKKKYGNKVSWADLYILAGTIAYESMGLKTFGFGFGREDIWHPEKDVYWGAEKEWLAPSDTRYGSVDKPSTMENPLAAVQMGLIYVNPEGVNGKPDPLKTAAQVRETFARMAMNDEETVALTVGGHTVGKAHGAGDAGALGAEPEAAGLEEQGFGWTNPKGTAKANMAITSGIEGAWTANPTTWDNGYLHLLLNYEWELTKSPAGANQWQPIGIKDEDMPVDASDPSVRKMPMMTDADMAMKMDPEYRKISEKFYKDFDYFSDCFARAWFKLTHRDMGPKARYFGPDVPSEELVWMDPVPEGSKNYDVGAVKAKIAASGLSMGEMVATAWDSARTYRGSDMRGGTDGARIRLAPQKDWDGNEPKRLEKVLSVLGPIAKDAGASLADVIVLAGNVGVEQAIKAAGFNVAVPFTPGRGDATDAQTDADSFDMMEPLADGFRNWQKAEYVVSPEEIMLDRAQLMGLTGPEMTCLVGGMRMMGTNHGGTKHGVFTDKEGALTTDFFVNLCDMAYKWVPKGKTYEIQDRKTGAVKWTATRMDLVFGSNSILRAYAEVYAQDDNKEKFVKDFVAAWTKVMDAGRFDI
- a CDS encoding MFS transporter, with the translated sequence MSAAEMPVTHPPELRHRIMAGFAGNVIEWYDFALYGYLAGIIAPVFFPEHDRTAGLIATYGIFAAGFLMRPLGAAVFGWFGDRFGRARTMQISVTMMVLPTLLLGVLPSYETAGLLAPALLVLVRLLQGLSVGGEFSSSATYLVETAPAGERGLTGSWANIGSMTGSLLGVGAAALTTSLFAPETVADWAWRLPFFAGAILGASAILLRRNLHESRHFEEHDSGRSETSPLLEAFTTNRRETLLALAFAAGYGTCYYLAFVYLPEWLSRQGLMERATSLTINTAMTLLVIPLMPLFAIVGDRWVPRRTLIAISVLLLALVAWPLHEWMLLSGGSMTSVITAHLVAFTLLAVPLGSGPALFVELFPEEDRLSGYSVAFNLGMGVFGGLTPMIATALIAFSGLATAGALYLGAAALAAVLALLLMPDRSRSPLR
- a CDS encoding LysR family transcriptional regulator, translating into MDLKQLRTFLTVAETGSLSRAAERLNIAQPALGRQIRLLEEELSVPLFTRHGRGMMPTPSGELLADRATAILRMVEDTRAAISADANAVKGTVSLGVPPTVGEVIAGHLAERFLTDYPEVTLRIVPAFSGYLLDMIQRGEADLAVMYETGAVLNVRSEPLIEETLYLIGPPDAATTEPADFRSLAGKPLILPGPRHGLRKLLEAAAREHDIALRVIVEADALQTLKDLVIRGLGYTVLPLAAVHVQVEAGELAAIAIRAPTVTRKMVLVRSLARPETNAVRIFANTLKAETAAMVRQGVWEGSLLFDGTASK
- a CDS encoding CaiB/BaiF CoA transferase family protein, producing MTLPLKGLTVLALEQAVAAPFCTSRLADAGARVIKIERPEGDFARGYDDVAKGQSSYFVWLNRGKESVVLNLASDEGKAAFRELVAEADVLVQNLKPGALARLGFPVEELRKTYPKLITLSISGYGDEGPLAARKAYDLLIQAESGLCSITGGPEEPARVGVSIVDIATGQTAHAAVLEALIARSISGEGADIRVSMFDVMADWMTVPLLNHEGGKSPKRLGLRHPSIAPYGVFPTADGPSVLISIQSEREWAVLCRKVLEDESAITDPRFSTNVARVQNRAETDALVGGVFGKLPVEALEAKLDAADIAFARVNDTGALSSHPHLRRITVETPNGPVAYPAPAAIFVGEPRRYGPVPAVGETPETI
- a CDS encoding thiamine pyrophosphate-binding protein, which encodes MSAVPAEKAPSWQDQILPILKSFDVRHLVYVPDAGHAAAIRAAELDNGIVSLALTTEEEGIGYLLGAHLGGERGALLMQSSGVGNCLNTLALQTMTRFPLLMLVTMRGDWAEFNPWQNPMGQATEAALKLMGVRTWRADRPEDVPHLVHGAATMAFNGDEACAVLLGQSLIGEKKWVK
- a CDS encoding thiamine pyrophosphate-dependent enzyme, which gives rise to MSKQLLDRRAATAALLQDRGDLLVVTGLGSPSYDAMAAGDSDLNYYLWAAMGSAATVGFGLAMTQRDRPVLVLTGDGEMLMGLGALASIGQKLPPNLTIAVLDNGHYGETGMQKSHTGNGLELARFAEAANFPWTRVIEDMDGVADLRARIHDKAGTSFAALKIAADELPRALPPRDAVHVRNRFRAALGHSTI
- a CDS encoding NAD(P)/FAD-dependent oxidoreductase, with the translated sequence MVKHGVYWNEAGAPELDAPAVELPREIDVAVVGGGYTGLSTAIHLARGGRSVALFEAGQIGHGCSSRNGGMVGPSFHKLGMTGLTAKYGDTKAYAIMQEGMNALDHFEAFVAAEKLECDLQMRGRFRGARTLADYDAMARECERLNKAVGLPYEMISAADQRAEIGSDFYRGGVVYLRDGGIQPRKLVVALAAKALEAGVLLFPETPVTGIRRDGEGSELRCGGATVRARDVVVATNAYADRRTDAMHSRVVQIETGAVATEEIPGALMAELSPKGRMFGESGRIFMWYRPTSDGRRFIFGGRMGGPGCSAEERAAATKKAIARVFPQLAGIDISHAWSGDVAYTPDHAPHLGFEDGVWLAGGYCGSGVTRSLYFGTKLARRILGEKDAETAFDDLPFGKVPFKPFSRLAAELMTRWWSWQDAQDLRRRG
- a CDS encoding NAD(P)-dependent oxidoreductase; the encoded protein is MSGKVRVGFIGAGLMGHGMAKNLVEKGFPLTVMGNRNRQPIDHLVSLGATEAKTPRAVAEASDIVFLCLPNSTVVDKVVLGPDGIAEGAREGLIVADSTTADPTETKRIGAALAEKGVLMLDTPLTMTPKEAEAGTLNVLVGGPAEVLEKVRPAIACFGRNIFHVGPLGAAHSLKLINNFMSMSMVALFAEAVTTARKAGVSVEGLHELISAGALNNPLFQKVMDWPLKGDAGGLQFAIENALKDVSYYNRVAADAGATAPIGATVQQIYALANAQGEGKTHVPKLMDVLSRLNGL
- a CDS encoding acyl-CoA dehydrogenase family protein, coding for MSAANDYQDIRDAVRALCAEFPPEYHREVDEKRGYPEEFVDALTKAGWLAAMIPEEYGGSGLGLTEASIIMEEINRAGGNSGACHGQMYNMGTLLRHGSDAQKQLYLPKIASGELRLQSMGVTEPTTGTDTTKLKTRAERKGDRYVVNGQKVWISRIQHSDLMILLARTTPLEEVKKKSEGMSIFIVDLHQAIGNGMSVRPIPNMVNHETNELFFDNLEIPAENLIGEEGKGFKYILDGLNAERTLIAAECIGDGYWFVDKAAAYAKDRVVFGRPIGQNQGVQFPLAEAHIEIEAANLMRYEACRLFDAHQPCGAQANMAKYLAAKASWEAGNACLQTHGGFGFACEYDVERKFRETRLYQVAPISTNLILSYVAEHILGLPRSF